A portion of the uncultured Draconibacterium sp. genome contains these proteins:
- the menD gene encoding 2-succinyl-5-enolpyruvyl-6-hydroxy-3-cyclohexene-1-carboxylic-acid synthase, producing MISTKKHVQQLAALLYQKGINDVVISPGSRNGPMINTFAGNGLFKCRNVVDERSAAYFAMGLAQALKKPVVIVCSSGTATLNYAPAIAEAYYLNIPLIVITADRPEYWIDQLENQCINQKGIYSNFVKKEYNLPLEESETELWQAAREINECLNEAVAGKPAPVHINVPLEEPLHNLLDAELPAVKAIDANESVLEIDTASLKKFATELNASNKVLILAGQQNHDQELENLLAEFIEKTGAVVLKEHLANLNDEQFCGSIDTMMAAILEDTPADFQPDILITFGGHFVSKSLKQFLRKNKAGQHWHLSPANDHYDTYQSLTEVVQTDAKTFFSQLIPEVSENEEDYLNRWATKENEVNQLRDQYISESPFSDLKVIAEVSQSIPENSIIHLGNSSPVRYALIADWAKNSTFLSNRGTSGIDGPMSTAVGYASVSEKINTVLIGDLSFFYDSNALWNNYLGKNLRIIVINNGGGNIFSLIKGPGESPAFNQHFYAENKFKAQGIAQTFGLDYLSAENEEELKDSLAELYSPTRKKPTILEVFTDAEVNTKTFRGLFKFVKQ from the coding sequence ATGATCTCAACTAAAAAGCACGTTCAACAACTGGCAGCACTTCTTTATCAGAAGGGAATAAACGACGTGGTTATCTCTCCCGGATCGCGCAACGGGCCAATGATAAACACTTTTGCGGGAAATGGTTTATTCAAGTGCCGCAATGTAGTTGACGAACGCAGTGCAGCTTATTTTGCAATGGGTTTGGCGCAAGCGCTGAAAAAACCGGTTGTTATTGTTTGCAGCTCGGGGACAGCAACACTCAATTATGCACCTGCAATTGCCGAAGCTTATTATTTGAATATTCCGCTGATAGTAATAACTGCCGATCGTCCCGAATACTGGATCGACCAGCTCGAAAACCAGTGCATCAACCAAAAAGGTATCTATTCCAACTTTGTAAAAAAGGAATACAACCTTCCTTTGGAAGAATCGGAAACAGAATTATGGCAAGCTGCCCGCGAAATAAACGAGTGCCTTAATGAAGCTGTTGCGGGGAAACCTGCACCGGTACATATTAATGTTCCGCTGGAAGAACCGTTGCACAATTTACTGGACGCAGAATTACCGGCTGTAAAAGCAATCGATGCTAATGAATCTGTTTTAGAAATTGATACAGCAAGTCTGAAAAAGTTTGCAACTGAGTTAAATGCATCGAATAAAGTACTGATTTTGGCCGGGCAACAAAACCATGATCAGGAACTGGAAAACCTTTTGGCGGAGTTTATTGAAAAAACAGGAGCCGTTGTTTTAAAAGAACATTTGGCAAATCTGAACGATGAACAGTTTTGCGGAAGTATAGATACGATGATGGCAGCCATTTTAGAAGATACTCCGGCAGATTTTCAGCCGGATATTCTGATCACTTTTGGCGGGCATTTTGTTTCAAAGTCGCTGAAACAGTTTTTGCGAAAAAACAAAGCAGGTCAACACTGGCACCTTTCTCCTGCCAACGATCATTACGATACTTATCAATCGCTGACAGAAGTTGTACAGACTGATGCAAAGACCTTTTTCTCACAACTAATACCTGAAGTAAGCGAGAATGAAGAGGACTATTTGAATCGTTGGGCAACCAAGGAAAACGAAGTCAATCAACTGCGCGATCAATATATTTCGGAAAGTCCGTTTTCTGATCTGAAAGTAATTGCAGAAGTTAGCCAATCAATTCCTGAAAATTCGATTATACACCTTGGAAACAGTTCTCCAGTGCGTTATGCATTAATTGCTGACTGGGCAAAAAACTCTACTTTTTTAAGTAATCGTGGCACCAGCGGAATCGACGGACCGATGTCCACGGCAGTGGGTTATGCATCTGTTTCTGAAAAAATAAATACGGTGCTGATTGGCGACTTGTCGTTTTTCTATGATTCAAACGCCCTGTGGAACAATTACCTTGGCAAAAATCTGCGGATCATCGTTATCAATAACGGCGGCGGAAATATTTTTAGTTTGATAAAAGGACCAGGCGAATCACCTGCATTCAATCAGCATTTTTATGCCGAAAATAAATTCAAAGCACAAGGCATTGCTCAAACGTTTGGATTGGATTATTTAAGTGCGGAAAATGAAGAGGAATTAAAAGATTCGCTTGCAGAGTTGTATTCCCCAACAAGAAAAAAACCGACAATCCTGGAAGTTTTTACTGATGCTGAAGTGAATACAAAAACATTCCGGGGCCTTTTTAAGTTTGTAAAACAATAA
- the menC gene encoding o-succinylbenzoate synthase, whose translation MIKARYQKYELHFKQPAGTSRGVLKTRTVWYLFLEENGLTGLGECAPLPGLSIETPEQIEEQLEKICDDPQPFISSIDLLQDFPSLKFALEAALLDLKNVGKREPFPTSFTRGEAGIPINGLIWMNDIENMQGQIEEKLAAGFQCIKLKIGAKDFEQELSLLKAVRERFSSDQIILRVDANGAFDSESAPEKLKRLAELQLHSIEQPIHAGQWTEMAELCKTTPLPIALDEELIGINNREDKIQLLDTICPQFLVLKPSLHGGISGCDEWIKLANERSIGWWITSYLESNIGLNAIAQWAFTKNTTMHQGLGTGQLFTNNIESPLEIRGEKLWLNPTKSFEM comes from the coding sequence ATGATAAAAGCACGCTACCAAAAATATGAGCTGCATTTTAAGCAACCTGCCGGAACATCGCGCGGAGTGTTAAAAACACGCACAGTTTGGTATCTGTTTTTGGAGGAGAATGGTTTGACAGGACTTGGTGAATGTGCACCACTGCCGGGATTAAGTATTGAAACGCCGGAACAAATTGAAGAGCAACTGGAGAAGATCTGCGACGATCCGCAACCTTTTATCAGTTCAATCGACTTACTTCAAGATTTCCCATCGCTGAAATTTGCGCTGGAAGCAGCACTGCTGGATTTAAAAAACGTTGGAAAAAGAGAACCATTCCCTACGTCTTTTACGCGAGGAGAAGCCGGTATTCCAATAAACGGGCTCATTTGGATGAACGATATCGAGAACATGCAAGGCCAGATTGAAGAAAAACTGGCAGCAGGTTTTCAGTGTATTAAATTAAAAATCGGGGCAAAAGATTTTGAACAGGAACTATCACTATTAAAAGCTGTCCGCGAACGTTTTTCCAGCGATCAGATTATTCTTCGGGTGGATGCAAATGGTGCTTTTGATTCCGAATCTGCTCCCGAAAAATTGAAACGACTTGCAGAATTGCAGCTCCATTCTATTGAACAACCGATACATGCAGGACAATGGACAGAAATGGCTGAATTGTGTAAAACCACTCCCCTGCCCATCGCTCTCGATGAGGAACTGATTGGCATCAATAACAGAGAAGATAAAATACAACTACTCGACACGATCTGCCCGCAATTTTTGGTACTAAAACCGAGCTTGCACGGTGGCATTTCAGGTTGCGACGAGTGGATAAAACTGGCCAACGAACGTTCCATTGGTTGGTGGATTACGTCGTACCTTGAATCGAATATAGGGTTAAATGCCATTGCGCAGTGGGCTTTTACAAAGAACACGACCATGCACCAGGGATTGGGAACCGGCCAGCTTTTTACCAATAACATTGAATCGCCGCTTGAAATTCGTGGCGAGAAATTGTGGCTCAATCCAACAAAATCATTCGAGATGTAA
- a CDS encoding GDSL-type esterase/lipase family protein yields MSISRRNFLYKSTAGAVAAASISSIVSACVSEPEQKAASIFAKGNTVLFQGDSITDAGRDKQNESPNRAWSFGNGYALLAASQLLNTYPEEQLTIYNRGISGNKVFQLADRWEKDCLELKPDVLSILIGVNDYWHTRDGNYDGTIEIYENDYRALLKRTQEAFPGIKLVLCEPFYVLETSAVDETWIKPMQEYQVAAKKISDEFETIWVPFQKVFDEAIKHAPGTYWTPDGVHPSMAGAELMAEAWLKAVGE; encoded by the coding sequence ATGAGTATTTCCAGAAGAAATTTTTTGTATAAATCGACAGCAGGGGCAGTGGCTGCTGCAAGTATTTCAAGTATTGTTTCGGCATGTGTTTCAGAGCCCGAACAAAAGGCAGCATCAATTTTTGCGAAAGGCAACACCGTGTTGTTTCAGGGCGATTCGATAACCGATGCCGGGCGCGACAAACAAAATGAATCACCAAACCGGGCGTGGTCGTTCGGAAATGGTTATGCGCTTTTGGCGGCTTCGCAACTATTAAATACCTATCCTGAGGAACAACTTACAATATATAACCGTGGAATTAGCGGGAATAAAGTTTTTCAACTGGCCGATCGCTGGGAGAAAGATTGTCTGGAATTAAAACCTGATGTGCTGAGTATTTTAATTGGTGTGAACGATTACTGGCACACTCGCGATGGAAATTACGACGGAACAATTGAGATTTATGAGAATGATTATCGCGCTTTGTTGAAACGTACACAAGAAGCTTTTCCGGGTATAAAATTAGTTTTGTGCGAACCATTTTATGTATTGGAAACAAGTGCGGTTGATGAAACATGGATTAAGCCAATGCAAGAATACCAGGTTGCTGCTAAAAAGATATCGGACGAATTTGAAACCATTTGGGTGCCTTTTCAGAAAGTATTTGACGAGGCAATTAAACATGCACCAGGAACCTACTGGACTCCTGATGGCGTACATCCATCAATGGCCGGTGCCGAATTAATGGCCGAAGCCTGGTTAAAAGCTGTTGGTGAATAA
- a CDS encoding AMP-binding protein codes for MEIFPAHISINGKLKSIEQLLPHKPDKDWEGHWINFLSEWYDGNDFIEVQTSGSTGTPKTIKLKKDFVAASALRTIRFFDLHEGDRILHCLPSNFIAGKLMTVRALVGKLDLHLADPASDFSYLPNDKPIKFAAMVVNQVKKYLELPAQKIEILLIGGSAIPQPLEEQLQQIATQCYSSYAMTETATHIALRKLNGENKTAYDTCLDDISVELDERGCIRILMPGLENGAIQTNDLGELKDRHQFKVLGRVDNVIISGGIKFYPEQIEEKLAKQMPLPFAISSAPDERLGQKLILLIEGKTDEKLKTTVQKNCRKSLRKYELPKEILFIEKLPRTENSKIDRKKLNSSD; via the coding sequence ATGGAGATCTTTCCGGCACATATCAGTATAAACGGCAAATTGAAGAGCATTGAGCAATTGCTGCCTCACAAGCCTGATAAAGATTGGGAAGGCCATTGGATTAATTTTCTGTCAGAATGGTACGATGGTAATGATTTCATTGAAGTGCAAACATCGGGCAGTACCGGAACACCAAAAACCATAAAACTCAAAAAAGACTTTGTGGCTGCAAGCGCATTGCGCACCATTCGCTTTTTTGATTTACACGAAGGCGACCGCATTTTGCATTGTCTGCCCAGTAATTTTATTGCCGGCAAGTTAATGACTGTTCGTGCCCTTGTTGGTAAACTTGATCTTCATCTAGCTGATCCGGCGTCTGATTTTAGCTATCTGCCAAACGATAAGCCAATAAAGTTTGCTGCCATGGTAGTTAATCAGGTGAAAAAATACCTGGAGTTACCCGCACAGAAAATCGAAATTTTGTTGATCGGTGGTTCAGCAATTCCACAACCGTTGGAAGAACAACTGCAGCAAATTGCAACACAATGTTATTCGAGTTACGCGATGACCGAAACAGCAACCCACATTGCTTTACGTAAGTTAAACGGCGAAAACAAAACGGCTTACGACACTTGTCTGGATGATATTTCAGTGGAACTGGATGAACGCGGTTGTATTCGTATTCTGATGCCGGGACTTGAAAACGGAGCTATTCAAACAAATGATTTGGGAGAGTTAAAAGACCGCCATCAATTTAAGGTGCTTGGGCGAGTTGACAACGTAATCATTTCCGGAGGCATTAAATTTTATCCCGAACAAATTGAAGAGAAACTGGCAAAACAAATGCCACTACCTTTTGCAATTAGTTCAGCCCCCGACGAGCGGCTTGGGCAAAAACTCATCCTTCTGATTGAAGGAAAAACAGACGAAAAATTAAAAACTACCGTTCAAAAAAACTGTCGCAAGTCACTCCGAAAATACGAACTTCCCAAAGAAATTCTGTTTATAGAAAAACTGCCACGTACCGAAAATAGCAAGATTGACCGAAAAAAATTAAACAGTTCTGATTAA
- a CDS encoding PaaI family thioesterase: MDFTQLSFDTPVELINQAIKETLVGSLGIEITKIAEGRVEGMLDLSAKNSRPGGILHGGANLAMGETLAGLGSMLLVDMKTSEVLGIMVNGNHTGVLKKGKALAVAKIVHRGKQTHVWNVDICNEEGRLISSVRVTNMITVKNDR; the protein is encoded by the coding sequence ATGGATTTTACACAATTATCATTTGATACGCCGGTTGAATTGATCAACCAGGCCATAAAAGAGACACTTGTTGGAAGCCTCGGAATTGAAATCACAAAAATTGCAGAAGGAAGAGTTGAGGGAATGCTGGATCTTTCGGCAAAAAACTCGCGCCCCGGAGGCATTTTGCACGGCGGAGCCAACCTTGCAATGGGCGAAACATTGGCCGGTTTGGGCAGCATGTTACTGGTTGACATGAAAACTTCTGAAGTGTTGGGAATAATGGTAAACGGCAATCACACAGGGGTGTTAAAAAAAGGCAAGGCTTTGGCGGTTGCAAAAATCGTTCACCGGGGCAAACAAACGCATGTGTGGAATGTTGATATTTGCAATGAAGAAGGGAGATTGATTTCATCTGTACGTGTTACCAATATGATTACTGTAAAGAATGACCGATAA
- a CDS encoding DUF2200 domain-containing protein translates to MKITPEHNKRIAEMTFAAVYPHYVTKVEKKGRTKEELHQVIEWLTGFSENNLQELMNEKATFKTFFERANLNSNAELIKGVICGYRIEEIDNSLTKQVRYLDKLVDELAKGRKMEKILRT, encoded by the coding sequence ATGAAAATTACACCGGAACATAACAAGCGAATAGCAGAAATGACATTTGCAGCAGTATATCCTCACTATGTAACAAAAGTGGAGAAAAAAGGACGGACGAAAGAAGAGCTGCACCAAGTGATTGAATGGCTTACTGGTTTTAGTGAAAATAATTTGCAAGAATTAATGAATGAAAAGGCAACATTCAAAACCTTCTTTGAAAGGGCAAATTTGAACTCCAATGCCGAATTAATCAAAGGGGTGATCTGCGGATACAGGATTGAAGAAATTGATAATTCTCTGACAAAACAGGTGAGGTACCTTGATAAGCTGGTAGACGAACTGGCAAAAGGCAGAAAGATGGAAAAGATATTGCGTACCTAG
- a CDS encoding RNA polymerase sigma factor has translation MSNRAHKIQFEELYQQYLPMVLQMCRGYMKGHDELAKDLAQEVFINVWNALPGFQGKSTYKTWIYRITVNSCLSYLRNKKHQANIPIETVAQNHSDETHEKELEVETLYVAIGSLPEIDRLIIMMVLNQVDYEEIADVMGLSSGNLRVRIHRIKKNLKNYLNNAN, from the coding sequence ATGAGCAACAGAGCGCACAAGATACAATTTGAAGAGTTATACCAGCAATACCTGCCAATGGTGCTGCAAATGTGCAGGGGCTATATGAAAGGGCACGACGAATTGGCGAAAGACCTGGCGCAGGAAGTATTTATAAACGTTTGGAATGCACTCCCCGGTTTTCAAGGCAAATCAACTTACAAAACGTGGATTTACAGAATAACTGTAAACTCGTGCCTCAGCTACCTTCGCAACAAAAAACACCAGGCAAATATTCCAATCGAAACGGTTGCGCAAAACCATAGCGACGAAACACATGAAAAGGAATTGGAGGTTGAAACGCTGTACGTTGCAATTGGGAGTTTACCCGAAATCGACCGACTGATTATAATGATGGTGCTCAATCAGGTCGATTACGAAGAAATAGCCGATGTGATGGGGCTTAGCTCCGGAAATTTACGTGTGCGAATTCACCGAATTAAAAAGAACCTGAAAAACTATTTGAACAATGCAAACTGA
- a CDS encoding ZIP family metal transporter translates to MEKLLEYNPVLLALGATIFTWLLTAAGASMVFFFKSINKKVLNSMLGFAAGVMIAASFWSLLKPAIEMAEAQGELSWKPAVIGFLAGGAFLLLVDKILPHLHLGLSIEKAEGIPTTWQRSILLVLAITLHNVPEGLAVGVAFGALANNPDIGILTGAIALAMGIGLQNFPEGAAVSIPLRREGLSRWKSFNYGQLSGIVEPMAGVLGAYLVLTIEPLLPYALSFAAGAMIFVVVEELIPESQRGNETDLSTIGAMLGFATMMLLDVALG, encoded by the coding sequence ATGGAAAAATTATTAGAATATAATCCGGTATTACTGGCTCTTGGGGCTACCATTTTTACATGGCTACTAACTGCAGCCGGAGCGTCAATGGTATTCTTTTTTAAATCGATAAACAAAAAAGTACTGAACTCGATGCTGGGTTTTGCGGCTGGTGTAATGATTGCCGCCAGTTTTTGGTCGCTGCTGAAACCAGCCATTGAAATGGCAGAAGCACAAGGAGAATTATCGTGGAAGCCAGCAGTTATCGGCTTTTTGGCCGGAGGAGCTTTTCTGTTGTTGGTCGACAAAATTCTGCCTCACCTCCATCTTGGTTTGTCAATCGAAAAAGCTGAAGGAATTCCTACAACCTGGCAACGAAGCATCCTTTTGGTGCTGGCCATAACCTTACACAATGTTCCTGAAGGTTTGGCAGTGGGTGTTGCATTTGGCGCGCTGGCTAATAATCCCGACATCGGGATACTAACCGGAGCAATTGCATTAGCCATGGGAATCGGATTGCAAAATTTTCCCGAAGGAGCGGCAGTTTCGATTCCGCTGCGCCGCGAAGGCCTGTCACGCTGGAAGTCGTTTAATTACGGACAGCTTTCAGGAATTGTTGAGCCGATGGCCGGAGTACTGGGAGCTTATTTGGTTTTAACCATCGAACCACTTTTGCCTTATGCACTGTCGTTTGCTGCCGGAGCAATGATTTTTGTGGTTGTAGAAGAACTGATTCCTGAGTCGCAAAGAGGCAACGAAACCGATTTATCGACCATTGGCGCCATGCTTGGTTTTGCCACCATGATGCTGTTGGATGTTGCTTTGGGTTAA
- the menB gene encoding 1,4-dihydroxy-2-naphthoyl-CoA synthase has product MSTKRQWETIKEYEDIFFDYYDGIGKITINREQVRNAFRPTTVNNISDALHICREDNRINVIVLTGAGDKAFCSGGDQNVKGTGGYIDENGIPRLNILEVQKQIRSMPKPVIAMVNGYAIGGGHVLHVVCDISIASENAIFGQTGPKVGSFDAGLGSSYLASVVGQKKAREIWFMCRQYSAAEALEMGLVNKVVPLDQLEDEVVAWAQKMQEHSPLALRMLKLGLNAELDGQIGIQEFAGNATLLYYLTEEAQEGKHAFLEKRKPDFKKYPKFP; this is encoded by the coding sequence ATGAGTACAAAACGACAATGGGAAACCATTAAAGAATACGAAGATATATTTTTTGATTATTATGACGGAATTGGCAAAATCACCATCAACCGTGAGCAGGTGCGCAATGCATTTCGTCCAACAACGGTTAACAACATTAGCGATGCCTTGCACATTTGCCGCGAAGACAACCGTATAAATGTAATTGTGCTGACAGGTGCCGGCGATAAAGCATTTTGCTCGGGTGGCGACCAGAATGTAAAAGGAACCGGTGGTTATATCGACGAAAATGGTATTCCGCGCCTGAACATTCTTGAGGTTCAAAAACAAATTCGCAGCATGCCAAAACCGGTAATTGCCATGGTGAATGGTTATGCCATTGGCGGCGGTCATGTACTGCATGTGGTTTGCGACATCAGTATTGCCAGCGAAAACGCCATTTTTGGTCAGACCGGTCCTAAAGTGGGTAGCTTCGATGCAGGCTTGGGTTCATCCTACCTGGCCAGTGTTGTGGGACAAAAGAAAGCCCGCGAAATATGGTTTATGTGCCGTCAATACTCGGCTGCCGAGGCACTTGAAATGGGACTGGTAAATAAAGTAGTTCCACTCGATCAGCTGGAAGATGAGGTGGTTGCCTGGGCACAAAAGATGCAGGAACACAGTCCACTGGCACTTCGCATGCTAAAATTGGGATTAAACGCCGAGCTCGACGGGCAGATTGGAATTCAGGAATTCGCAGGAAACGCCACATTGTTGTACTACCTCACCGAGGAAGCACAGGAGGGAAAACATGCGTTCCTTGAAAAACGTAAACCTGACTTTAAGAAATACCCAAAATTCCCATAA
- a CDS encoding 1,4-dihydroxy-2-naphthoate polyprenyltransferase, with the protein MATAKSWVNAARLRTLPLALSGILMGSALAAFWHGFNWLIFILAMLTATLIQVFSNFANDYGDFQKGTDNHQRLGPTRTMQGGEITIKEMKSGMFIVAGLSFILGIILVFTGTWHHSPTAFFVFIGLGILALLAAYFYTAGKRSYGYIGLGDLFVFLFFGLLPVIGVFYLHNNVIETAVWLPAISMGLFSTGVLNLNNTRDIENDKQSGKITIAVKLGPLKSRIYHASMILLGWLALIVFTIEQQKTAWQWLFLLVLPISILDLIKIFRIKDSRQLDPFLKRLALQTLALTLLFSLGLILS; encoded by the coding sequence ATGGCAACAGCAAAAAGTTGGGTAAATGCAGCACGATTACGCACCCTGCCTCTGGCATTATCGGGCATTTTAATGGGCTCGGCACTGGCAGCATTTTGGCATGGGTTTAACTGGCTGATTTTTATTCTTGCAATGCTCACCGCAACGCTAATACAGGTGTTCTCGAACTTCGCCAACGATTACGGCGATTTCCAAAAAGGCACCGACAATCATCAGCGTTTGGGGCCAACACGAACGATGCAGGGTGGGGAGATCACCATAAAAGAAATGAAATCCGGAATGTTTATCGTTGCCGGATTAAGCTTCATTTTAGGAATTATTTTGGTTTTTACAGGAACCTGGCACCACAGTCCAACGGCATTTTTTGTGTTTATTGGCCTGGGAATTCTGGCACTGCTCGCAGCCTATTTTTACACTGCAGGCAAACGTTCGTACGGATATATTGGACTGGGAGATTTGTTTGTTTTTCTGTTTTTTGGTTTGCTGCCCGTGATCGGTGTTTTTTACCTGCACAACAATGTGATTGAAACCGCTGTTTGGCTACCAGCCATTAGTATGGGATTATTCAGCACCGGAGTTTTAAACCTGAACAATACCCGCGACATTGAAAACGACAAACAATCGGGAAAAATTACCATTGCCGTAAAACTGGGGCCGCTCAAAAGCCGAATTTACCACGCCTCTATGATTTTATTAGGCTGGTTGGCACTGATCGTTTTTACCATAGAACAACAAAAAACAGCATGGCAATGGTTGTTTTTACTCGTATTACCGATTTCAATTCTCGATCTGATAAAAATATTTCGCATAAAAGACAGTCGCCAGCTTGACCCATTTTTAAAGCGACTGGCACTGCAAACTTTGGCATTAACATTACTGTTCTCGCTTGGATTGATACTATCATGA
- a CDS encoding chorismate-binding protein, with translation MTDNERLIHLIDELVTLNCSFALWSVPGDKTLELLVSCQEAMIYPNEVSRLNGQEGFVFAPYHISEETPLILLKPDIYKTGIKEILKLNLDDLKVDQQEQSNYTSHYVIEKNEYLSDIEQTVDTIKNTKLAKAIVSRIIPIERKNESLGKLYSQLFEQTPNAFVYMVNLPKAGLWMGATPEILLKSEGKLMETVSLAGTQPRVSGTEYGWSTKDIEEQAFVSRYLVDLLYRFDIHRYTTRGPETLESGKVAHLFTSFLFAKKKLDDCLGDFIAELHPTPAVCGFPKSKADKFIRTIEKHDRRYYSGFLGPWQLKDSVRLFVNLRCMEIIPEKYMLYAGGGITSRSVPEEEWEETNNKAKTLLSAIEAIRQNDLN, from the coding sequence ATGACCGATAACGAAAGATTAATACATCTAATCGACGAACTCGTTACGCTTAATTGCTCATTTGCCCTCTGGTCGGTGCCCGGCGACAAAACGCTGGAGTTGCTTGTTTCATGCCAGGAAGCGATGATTTATCCCAACGAGGTAAGCCGCTTGAACGGGCAGGAAGGATTTGTTTTTGCACCTTATCACATCAGCGAGGAAACACCGCTGATTCTGTTGAAACCTGATATTTATAAAACGGGCATTAAGGAAATTCTCAAGCTTAATCTTGATGATTTAAAAGTTGATCAACAGGAACAGTCCAATTACACATCGCATTATGTAATTGAGAAAAACGAGTACTTATCTGACATTGAGCAGACTGTTGATACCATAAAAAATACGAAACTGGCAAAGGCCATCGTTTCCCGTATTATTCCGATTGAACGAAAAAATGAATCGTTGGGAAAACTCTACTCTCAGCTTTTTGAGCAAACACCAAATGCCTTTGTGTATATGGTAAACCTGCCAAAAGCCGGTTTGTGGATGGGAGCCACTCCGGAGATTCTTTTAAAATCGGAAGGCAAATTAATGGAAACCGTTTCGCTGGCCGGAACGCAGCCTCGTGTTTCAGGAACAGAATATGGATGGAGCACCAAAGACATTGAAGAGCAAGCTTTTGTTTCGCGTTACCTGGTTGATTTGCTGTATCGCTTTGATATTCACCGGTACACCACTCGCGGACCGGAAACCCTTGAGAGCGGAAAAGTAGCACATCTGTTTACCAGTTTTCTGTTTGCCAAAAAGAAATTGGACGACTGTTTGGGTGATTTTATTGCCGAGCTGCATCCAACACCTGCGGTTTGTGGTTTTCCAAAATCGAAAGCCGATAAATTCATTCGCACCATAGAAAAACACGACAGACGATACTACAGTGGATTTCTTGGTCCGTGGCAGCTAAAAGATTCAGTAAGATTATTTGTAAATTTGCGCTGCATGGAAATAATTCCGGAAAAATACATGCTTTATGCAGGTGGTGGAATTACTTCAAGGTCGGTTCCCGAAGAAGAATGGGAAGAGACCAACAACAAAGCAAAAACATTGTTATCGGCAATAGAAGCTATACGACAGAATGATCTCAACTAA